A region of Streptomyces sp. NBC_01750 DNA encodes the following proteins:
- a CDS encoding non-ribosomal peptide synthetase, with translation MPADRTPSVYAAGLPALVARHAEQTPQALAVMDGDTTLTYEQLVASARALAAHLHDHGVRPGDRVALLMPRSARTVVAQLALWWAGAACVPLDPAHPGPRTEAMLANAGATLTVGDSKLLESAAVTGATLALHDEPLLTGAELPAARPGPDATALVLFTSGSTGRPKGVTVAHGGIARLVTAPQYATVTARDRVLFHSPTTFDASTFEVWSALANGAAVVVCTAERPSFEDLARQVERHGVTVAFFTTALFHQLAARRSRVFSVLRTVVVGGEAMAAQHARAVLRAFPWLELVNGYGPTETTTFATAHRVTDADCDGPVPIGRPIAGAVTHVLDGAGQPVAPGEHGELWIGGSRLAGGYAGRPELTAERFVDHASLGRLYRSGDLVSVRPDGVLDFHGRVDDQVKVRGFRIEPGEVEHILREQAEVDDAAVTVRRPAADDARLAAFVVAAPGPIPRAETLRARLAEQLPAHLVPDELTLVERLPLTVSGKVDRRALTAFHGTATAEEATQALTPLQQAVAEVWSRSLGSEVNRPDADFLAYGGHSLLALVVTDDLREELGVELSLPDFFAAPTVAGQAELVERALLANHDDLHLDAPEDTDAH, from the coding sequence GTGCCGGCTGACCGCACACCGTCCGTGTACGCCGCCGGCCTGCCCGCCCTGGTGGCGCGGCACGCCGAGCAGACCCCGCAGGCCCTGGCCGTGATGGACGGCGACACCACGCTGACGTACGAGCAGCTGGTCGCCTCCGCCCGCGCTCTGGCCGCACACCTGCACGACCATGGCGTCCGCCCCGGCGACCGGGTGGCACTGCTGATGCCGCGTTCGGCCCGCACCGTCGTCGCACAGCTCGCGCTGTGGTGGGCGGGCGCGGCGTGCGTGCCGCTCGACCCGGCGCACCCGGGTCCGCGTACCGAAGCGATGCTCGCCAACGCCGGGGCGACACTGACCGTCGGCGACAGCAAGCTGCTCGAATCCGCGGCCGTCACAGGCGCCACCCTGGCCCTGCACGACGAGCCACTGCTGACCGGCGCCGAGCTGCCCGCGGCCCGGCCCGGCCCCGACGCGACGGCGCTCGTCCTGTTCACCTCGGGGTCCACCGGCCGCCCCAAGGGCGTGACGGTGGCCCACGGCGGCATCGCCCGGCTGGTCACCGCTCCGCAGTACGCCACCGTCACCGCCCGCGACCGGGTGCTGTTCCACTCGCCGACCACCTTCGACGCCTCGACCTTCGAGGTGTGGTCGGCCCTCGCCAACGGAGCCGCCGTGGTGGTGTGCACCGCCGAGCGGCCCTCCTTCGAGGATCTGGCCCGACAGGTGGAGCGGCACGGCGTGACCGTGGCGTTCTTCACCACGGCGCTGTTCCACCAACTGGCTGCCCGCCGCTCCCGGGTGTTCTCGGTGCTCCGCACAGTGGTGGTGGGAGGCGAGGCGATGGCCGCCCAGCATGCCCGGGCGGTACTGCGCGCGTTCCCCTGGCTCGAGTTGGTCAATGGATACGGGCCGACGGAGACGACGACGTTCGCCACGGCCCACCGGGTCACCGATGCGGACTGCGACGGCCCGGTGCCGATCGGCCGCCCGATCGCCGGTGCCGTCACACACGTCCTGGACGGCGCCGGGCAGCCCGTCGCGCCTGGCGAACACGGTGAACTGTGGATCGGCGGCAGCCGTCTGGCAGGCGGATACGCGGGACGGCCGGAGCTGACCGCCGAACGCTTCGTGGACCATGCGTCGCTGGGCCGGCTGTACCGCTCCGGCGACCTGGTCTCGGTACGCCCGGACGGAGTTCTGGACTTTCACGGCCGCGTCGACGACCAGGTCAAGGTCCGTGGATTCCGCATCGAGCCGGGCGAGGTCGAGCACATACTGCGCGAGCAGGCGGAGGTGGACGACGCCGCCGTGACCGTGCGCCGGCCCGCAGCGGACGACGCCCGCCTGGCCGCCTTCGTGGTGGCCGCACCCGGCCCTATACCCCGTGCCGAGACGCTGAGAGCGCGGCTCGCCGAACAGCTGCCCGCCCATCTGGTCCCCGACGAGCTGACCCTCGTCGAGCGGCTGCCCCTGACGGTCTCCGGCAAGGTGGACCGGCGCGCGCTCACCGCTTTTCACGGCACCGCCACCGCCGAAGAGGCCACCCAGGCGCTGACCCCGCTCCAGCAGGCCGTCGCCGAGGTGTGGAGCCGCAGCCTGGGCAGCGAGGTGAACCGGCCGGACGCCGACTTCCTCGCCTACGGCGGCCATTCCTTGCTCGCCCTGGTCGTCACGGACGACCTGCGCGAGGAGCTCGGAGTGGAGCTGTCCCTGCCCGACTTCTTCGCCGCCCCAACGGTGGCAGGACAGGCCGAGCTCGTCGAGCGCGCCCTGCTGGCCAACCACGACGATCTCCACCTCGACGCGCCGGAGGACACAGATGCCCACTGA
- a CDS encoding non-ribosomal peptide synthetase has translation MTEMLNDMPTGAAPMTGRSAEPMTAPMTGRSAEPMTAPMTGRSAEPMTEPMTGRSAEPMTEQTSALMNGRQGALPSVVHGTPLPEATAAGVLSRFEEWVRRGPEAPAVVDGTRTWSYRQLDEAADDVLRALSDRVRPGDLVGVCLDRSAALVVTAIALARIGAVYLPLGPRPGERRIDAVTEDVAVVCLIGDPTVLPARHQAAEQIALPLPGEGTNAAPKAVAAFASPAASARPAPHEAFYAVLTSGSTGRPKAVAVAEPALSTLLDWYRNETGLAPGDRQSLLIGVAFDPHVMELWAGLTSGAALVPAPDAVRWDPAELTAWWRDAAVTVCVVATPMAEPVLDRPWPHDLELRHLVVGGDRMRRRPGADVTATVHNAYGPAEAAVVTTTHAMRATDHDACDDTAPSIGTPIPGATVVVTAADGRVVARGEAGELCIGGTCLALGYLDPELTAHRFTVPPPGIDAGRTDRVYRTGDRVRMLDDGRLEFLGRLDDQVKISGVRIEPAEVEAALEQNPSVRSAVVTAPRSADGSARLVAYVLASDETSSDALLSAVRAWLPEQAVPSAVRILDAFPLDANGKVDRAQLLKQAAAPAQPIARDSATADNGDAHDSATESERLVLRVVRDLLDSPGTELGDNFTEAGGTSLVASRLLTVIEQETGVRLRAPELLRQPDLRAVAAVLDKRRAAVGPGVA, from the coding sequence ATGACCGAGATGCTGAATGACATGCCGACGGGGGCCGCGCCGATGACTGGGCGGTCTGCCGAGCCGATGACCGCGCCGATGACCGGGCGGTCTGCCGAGCCGATGACCGCGCCGATGACCGGGCGGTCTGCCGAGCCGATGACCGAGCCGATGACCGGGCGGTCTGCCGAGCCGATGACCGAGCAGACCTCCGCGCTGATGAACGGCCGTCAGGGCGCCCTGCCGAGCGTCGTACACGGCACGCCCCTTCCCGAAGCCACCGCCGCCGGAGTGCTCTCCCGCTTCGAGGAATGGGTACGCCGCGGCCCCGAGGCCCCCGCCGTGGTCGACGGGACCCGTACCTGGAGCTACCGGCAGCTGGACGAGGCGGCCGACGACGTCCTTCGCGCCCTGAGCGACCGGGTCCGCCCCGGCGACCTGGTCGGCGTCTGCCTGGACCGCTCGGCAGCGCTGGTCGTGACCGCGATCGCCCTCGCCCGGATCGGCGCGGTCTATCTCCCGCTGGGCCCCCGGCCCGGTGAGCGCCGCATCGACGCGGTCACCGAGGACGTCGCCGTGGTCTGTCTGATCGGCGACCCCACCGTGCTGCCCGCCCGCCATCAGGCCGCCGAGCAGATCGCGCTGCCGCTACCGGGAGAGGGGACGAACGCCGCTCCGAAGGCCGTCGCGGCCTTCGCCTCTCCCGCAGCGAGCGCGCGCCCGGCTCCGCACGAAGCCTTCTACGCCGTGCTGACCTCCGGCTCCACCGGGCGGCCGAAGGCCGTCGCCGTCGCGGAACCCGCTCTGTCCACACTGCTGGACTGGTACCGCAACGAGACCGGCCTGGCGCCCGGCGACCGGCAGTCCCTGCTGATCGGTGTCGCGTTCGACCCGCATGTGATGGAACTGTGGGCCGGTCTGACGTCCGGCGCGGCCCTGGTTCCCGCACCGGACGCTGTTCGCTGGGACCCGGCCGAACTCACCGCGTGGTGGCGCGACGCCGCCGTGACGGTGTGCGTCGTGGCCACTCCGATGGCCGAACCGGTGCTGGACCGGCCCTGGCCCCATGACCTGGAGCTGCGTCACCTTGTTGTCGGCGGCGACCGGATGCGCCGACGCCCCGGTGCGGATGTGACCGCCACGGTGCACAACGCGTACGGGCCGGCCGAGGCCGCCGTCGTCACCACCACCCACGCCATGCGCGCCACGGACCACGACGCGTGCGACGACACCGCGCCGTCGATCGGAACTCCGATCCCGGGCGCCACGGTCGTCGTCACCGCGGCGGACGGCCGTGTCGTCGCCCGCGGTGAGGCCGGTGAACTGTGCATCGGCGGCACGTGCCTGGCGCTCGGCTATCTCGACCCGGAGCTGACGGCACACCGGTTCACCGTCCCGCCCCCGGGAATCGACGCGGGGCGGACGGACCGTGTGTACCGGACCGGGGACCGGGTGCGGATGCTGGACGACGGCAGGCTGGAGTTCCTCGGCCGTCTCGACGATCAGGTGAAGATCAGCGGAGTACGGATCGAACCGGCCGAGGTGGAGGCCGCGCTCGAGCAGAACCCTTCGGTGCGCAGCGCGGTTGTCACCGCGCCCCGTTCCGCCGACGGCAGCGCCCGCCTGGTGGCGTACGTCCTGGCATCCGACGAAACGAGTTCTGACGCGCTGCTGTCCGCGGTACGGGCCTGGCTGCCCGAGCAGGCCGTGCCCTCGGCCGTGCGGATCCTGGACGCCTTCCCACTCGACGCCAACGGCAAGGTCGACCGTGCCCAACTGCTGAAGCAGGCCGCGGCCCCCGCACAGCCGATCGCCCGCGACAGCGCCACTGCCGACAACGGCGATGCGCACGACAGCGCGACGGAGAGCGAGCGACTTGTCCTGCGGGTCGTGCGCGATCTGCTGGACAGCCCCGGTACCGAACTGGGCGACAACTTCACCGAGGCCGGCGGAACCTCGCTCGTCGCCTCGCGCCTGCTGACCGTGATCGAGCAGGAGACCGGAGTGCGTCTGCGCGCACCGGAGTTGCTCCGTCAGCCCGACCTTCGGGCAGTCGCGGCCGTACTCGACAAGCGCCGCGCCGCCGTCGGACCGGGGGTGGCCTGA